From Bradyrhizobium sp. NDS-1, the proteins below share one genomic window:
- the alkB gene encoding DNA oxidative demethylase AlkB, giving the protein MTADLFDSVDEAQPLREEIADGAVLLRGFVKPIESELTEAVRAIVAQSPFRRMTTPGGHLMSVAMTNCGERGWITDHTGYRYDPIDPRTGAPWPAMPPVLRDLARRAAEQGGFKDFAPDACLVNRYEPGTRLSLHQDKDELDYSAPIVSVSLGLPATFLFGGLARSDKPRRFRLVHGDVVVWGGASRLAYHGVAPLADGEHARLGRKRINLTFRRTR; this is encoded by the coding sequence TTGACGGCTGATCTGTTCGACAGCGTCGACGAGGCGCAGCCGTTGCGCGAGGAGATTGCGGACGGCGCGGTGCTGCTGCGCGGATTCGTCAAGCCGATCGAGAGCGAGTTGACCGAAGCGGTCCGCGCGATCGTGGCGCAGTCGCCGTTCCGGCGGATGACGACGCCCGGCGGCCATCTGATGTCGGTGGCGATGACCAATTGCGGCGAGCGCGGCTGGATCACCGATCATACCGGCTATCGCTATGATCCCATCGATCCGCGCACCGGCGCGCCTTGGCCGGCGATGCCGCCGGTGCTGCGCGATCTCGCCCGCCGCGCGGCAGAGCAAGGCGGCTTCAAAGACTTCGCGCCCGATGCGTGCCTCGTCAACCGGTACGAGCCCGGCACGCGGCTGTCGCTGCATCAGGACAAGGACGAGCTGGATTATTCCGCGCCGATCGTCTCGGTCTCGCTCGGACTGCCAGCGACCTTCCTGTTCGGCGGGCTCGCGCGAAGCGACAAACCGCGCCGTTTCCGGCTGGTGCATGGCGACGTCGTGGTCTGGGGCGGGGCCAGCAGGCTGGCCTATCACGGTGTCGCGCCGCTCGCCGACGGCGAGCATGCGCGGCTCGGGCGGAAGCGGATCAATCTGACGTTCCGAAGAACGCGGTGA
- a CDS encoding 2OG-Fe(II) oxygenase, translating to MATAKRISAASPTTDRATRIDALDWPQITGEFDSQGCAVLKNLLTPDQCRAIVALYPDDAHFRSRIVMGRHGFGRGEYKYFAYPLPDLIAQLRPALYAQLQGVANRWNEAMGIDIRYPTAHVAFLKRCHEAGQARPTPLLLQYEAGDYNCLHQDLYGEHVFPIQVAILLSEPGRDFTGGEFVLTEQRPRMQSRAEVVPLAQGDAVAFAVHHRPVQGTRGTYRVNMRHGVSRIRSGQRHTLGVIFHDAK from the coding sequence ATGGCAACCGCGAAACGTATCTCGGCCGCAAGCCCGACGACCGATCGCGCCACCCGCATCGACGCCCTCGACTGGCCGCAAATCACCGGCGAGTTCGACTCTCAGGGCTGCGCCGTCCTGAAGAACCTGCTGACGCCCGACCAATGCCGCGCTATCGTCGCGCTCTACCCGGACGATGCGCACTTCCGCAGTCGCATCGTCATGGGCCGCCACGGCTTCGGTCGCGGCGAGTACAAGTATTTCGCCTATCCGCTGCCCGATCTGATCGCGCAACTCCGCCCGGCGCTCTACGCGCAGCTTCAAGGCGTCGCCAACCGCTGGAACGAAGCGATGGGCATCGACATCCGCTATCCCACCGCGCATGTAGCGTTCCTGAAGCGCTGCCACGAGGCGGGGCAGGCGCGCCCCACGCCGCTGCTGCTGCAGTATGAAGCCGGCGACTACAATTGCCTGCACCAGGACCTCTATGGCGAGCACGTATTCCCGATCCAGGTTGCGATCCTCCTGTCCGAGCCGGGCCGCGATTTCACCGGCGGCGAGTTCGTGTTGACCGAGCAGCGCCCGCGTATGCAGTCCCGCGCCGAAGTGGTACCGCTGGCGCAAGGTGATGCGGTCGCTTTCGCTGTGCATCACCGCCCGGTACAGGGGACACGCGGCACCTATCGCGTTAACATGCGCCATGGCGTCAGCCGGATCAGATCCGGCCAGCGCCACACGCTGGGTGTTATCTTCCATGATGCCAAATGA
- a CDS encoding DUF2848 domain-containing protein: MFDLTFTVDARDTTTPLTLAIDQMVIAGWTGRDPVARDKHIKELQEMGIAPPASTPIYYRASARRLTQEESIECTGGDSSGEVEFVLIGWQGRTFVGCGSDHTDRKVEAYNVTVSKQMCDKPVASTLWELEDVIGHWDKMILRSYATINGERALYQEGTLDAMLPVNDLIARGFEGGKFPDGCAMFGGTFAAKGGIRPAERFDFELEDPVLKRTIRHGYDVVTLPVRG, translated from the coding sequence GTGTTTGATCTCACTTTCACCGTCGATGCCCGGGACACCACCACGCCGCTGACGCTGGCGATCGACCAGATGGTCATCGCCGGCTGGACCGGCCGCGATCCCGTTGCGCGCGACAAGCATATCAAGGAGCTGCAGGAGATGGGCATTGCCCCGCCGGCCTCGACGCCGATCTACTATCGCGCATCGGCGCGGCGGCTGACCCAGGAAGAGAGCATCGAATGCACCGGCGGTGATTCCTCCGGCGAGGTCGAGTTCGTGCTGATAGGCTGGCAGGGCCGCACCTTTGTCGGCTGCGGCTCCGACCACACCGACCGCAAGGTCGAGGCCTACAACGTCACCGTCTCCAAGCAGATGTGCGACAAGCCGGTCGCTTCGACGCTCTGGGAGCTGGAGGACGTCATCGGCCATTGGGACAAGATGATTTTGCGCTCCTATGCCACGATCAACGGCGAGCGCGCGCTCTACCAGGAAGGCACGCTCGATGCGATGCTGCCGGTGAACGACCTGATCGCGCGCGGCTTCGAGGGGGGCAAATTCCCCGACGGCTGCGCCATGTTCGGCGGCACCTTCGCCGCCAAGGGCGGCATCCGCCCTGCGGAGCGCTTCGACTTCGAGCTCGAGGACCCCGTGCTGAAACGCACGATCAGGCACGGCTACGACGTCGTGACGCTGCCGGTGCGGGGCTGA
- a CDS encoding amidase, which produces MPEFPTLAKLAEDLESGRTTARKLVEACIARIADPSGEGQRAFIHVDKEAALAAADAMDGLRKAKAAPSRYAGIPISIKDLFDIRGQVTRAGSRALDDSPPAEQDAATVARLRKAGFVVIGRTNMTEFAYSGIGINPHYGTPKGAWNRAEGHVPGGSSSGAAVSVLDGMAHGALGTDTGGSCRIPAAFNGIVGYKPTQRRVPLDGSVPLSFSLDSIGPLARSVSCCAILDAVLANEPITALKPRPVKGMRLAVPTTIALDDLDTEVADTFERALKSLSDHGAIIERIEMAEFHDIGPMNAKGGFAASESYAWHRYLINAKGDVYDPRVSVRIMRGEAQSAADYIDLLNERRSLIARVNARIAPYDALVLPTTANTPPKIADLADDKAFTRENLRALRNCTLINMIDGCAISLPAHRQGEVPVGLMLAGAGGSDRRIFELAAGMEAVIRV; this is translated from the coding sequence ATGCCCGAATTTCCGACACTGGCGAAGCTCGCCGAGGACCTCGAAAGCGGCCGCACCACCGCCCGCAAGCTGGTCGAGGCCTGTATCGCCAGGATTGCCGATCCCTCAGGCGAAGGCCAGCGCGCCTTCATCCATGTCGACAAGGAGGCCGCGCTTGCGGCGGCCGACGCGATGGACGGCCTGCGCAAAGCCAAAGCGGCGCCGTCGCGCTATGCCGGCATCCCGATCTCGATCAAGGACCTGTTCGACATCAGGGGCCAGGTGACGCGCGCCGGTTCGCGCGCGCTCGACGATTCCCCGCCGGCCGAGCAGGATGCCGCGACGGTAGCGCGCTTGCGCAAGGCCGGCTTCGTCGTGATCGGGCGCACCAACATGACCGAGTTCGCCTATTCCGGCATCGGCATCAATCCGCATTACGGCACGCCGAAAGGTGCCTGGAACCGTGCCGAAGGCCACGTGCCCGGCGGCTCGTCCTCGGGCGCTGCGGTCTCCGTGCTCGACGGCATGGCGCATGGCGCACTCGGCACCGACACCGGCGGCTCCTGCCGGATTCCCGCGGCTTTCAACGGTATTGTCGGCTACAAACCGACGCAGCGGCGCGTGCCGCTCGATGGCTCCGTGCCGCTGTCGTTCTCGCTCGACAGCATCGGGCCGCTGGCACGATCGGTCAGTTGCTGTGCCATACTTGATGCCGTGCTCGCCAACGAGCCGATCACGGCGCTGAAGCCGCGGCCCGTGAAGGGCATGCGGCTTGCGGTGCCGACCACGATCGCACTCGACGATCTCGACACAGAGGTGGCTGATACCTTCGAGCGAGCGCTGAAATCGCTGTCCGATCATGGTGCCATCATCGAGCGCATCGAGATGGCGGAGTTCCACGATATCGGCCCGATGAACGCCAAGGGCGGCTTTGCCGCGTCCGAGAGCTACGCCTGGCATCGCTATCTCATCAACGCGAAGGGCGACGTCTACGATCCCCGCGTCTCCGTGCGGATCATGCGCGGCGAGGCGCAGAGCGCGGCCGATTACATCGATCTCCTCAACGAGCGCCGCTCGCTGATCGCCCGCGTCAACGCGCGCATCGCGCCCTATGACGCGCTGGTGCTGCCGACCACCGCGAACACGCCGCCGAAGATCGCCGATCTCGCCGACGACAAGGCCTTCACCAGGGAGAACCTGCGCGCCTTGCGCAACTGCACCCTGATCAACATGATCGACGGCTGCGCCATCTCGCTGCCCGCGCATCGCCAGGGCGAAGTTCCCGTCGGCCTGATGCTGGCGGGCGCGGGCGGATCGGACCGTCGTATTTTCGAGCTTGCTGCCGGCATGGAGGCCGTCATTCGTGTTTGA